The genome window GCGCGATCGCATGACGAGGAGAAAAATTAACCATGTTTTTGAACAGCATTGAAGGCGGCATGAATATGTGCGATCTGGATGTTTGCAATACCACGATGGGTCCCGTAGTCGTCCCGATTCCCTACCCCAATACCTCGACCAACGATGCCGCCGATCCGGCGACGACCGGGATGTGCGTTCTTTTCGACGGCATGCCCTCGGTGACCGTTATGACATCCCTGACGTTCAGCATGGATGACGAGACGGGCGATATGCTCGGTCTGGTGTCTCATATGATCATGGGCGAAACCACATTTCTGGAACCGGTGCCTAACGTGCTGATCGATGGCATGCCTGCGACCTGCATCATGGGCATGACCGGGCAGAATTGCCTGGAGGTGGTTCTAAATGGTCCCGGCAGCACCTTGGCGCCGTCGCAGACCATCGTAATGGCCGCTTGAACGGAGCGCATATGACCGTAGACGAAATACTGGCCGCCGCAGAACAAGGCGATATCAT of Candidatus Methylospira mobilis contains these proteins:
- a CDS encoding DUF4150 domain-containing protein: MFLNSIEGGMNMCDLDVCNTTMGPVVVPIPYPNTSTNDAADPATTGMCVLFDGMPSVTVMTSLTFSMDDETGDMLGLVSHMIMGETTFLEPVPNVLIDGMPATCIMGMTGQNCLEVVLNGPGSTLAPSQTIVMAA